In Candidatus Hydrogenedentota bacterium, one genomic interval encodes:
- a CDS encoding glycoside hydrolase family 127 protein, with the protein MSRIVVLSLCLCLWGIAAQGQPAGEFAARINLAHQRFTQVTEPAFSDDFILADVKLDPAYPRRFDEFSGDISGRFIGAVSMMSNGAEDDAWLHRLVAELLKHQRPDGRFGKESLSFAAADVGPEQMALLWGNGRLLVGLLEYHQRFPEKKEALEAAVRLGDFLLRVFDDCAKPEVIERLRGKAANGFICFTQFNEGLELLARATGNGQYRDTARKMEPLLETRGDQHTHGYLTTLRGHMMIYESTGETALLDAVKARYQDLLDSGAVMLNGGLLEYFKPDYNRDEGCSEADFLRLCLQLWKATDDIQYLNQAELCLYNIFGANQFETGDFGHRCYDGRGYVGHPGAGRAWWCCTMHGHRAFRDVMDAVVTPVKKEFQGREMAGIQINLWMEGRWEVGGTVLLIERIPHREGKPELAFRVTMEKAPETETLIVWRDPYWIKGSERHVPSALPVQEGPEGSIDFFMRKGLPNMESMPTTIMPKTGKFAIYMDCAFRFLDRQNNEYTLNDLPADTPKELAIFYGPWLMGVDDHYDPMFHGEPYDNNVLLVPGGEELDPETSFEGPPPSPAQRQIFFEKSPESPLQSGPRLRLTYRHGGFPDPCTVVMRPVAEQTAHPQCTVSFWHQVQRMP; encoded by the coding sequence ATGTCACGCATTGTGGTCCTGTCCCTTTGCCTATGCCTGTGGGGAATTGCGGCCCAGGGGCAACCTGCGGGGGAGTTCGCCGCCCGCATCAACCTGGCGCACCAGCGCTTCACGCAAGTGACGGAGCCCGCCTTCTCGGATGACTTCATCCTGGCGGACGTGAAGCTGGACCCCGCCTATCCCCGCCGCTTTGACGAGTTCAGCGGCGACATCTCGGGCCGCTTCATCGGCGCCGTGTCCATGATGTCCAACGGCGCGGAGGACGATGCCTGGCTGCACCGTCTCGTCGCCGAGCTGCTCAAACACCAGCGGCCCGACGGGCGTTTCGGGAAGGAGTCCCTCTCCTTCGCCGCCGCCGATGTGGGACCGGAACAGATGGCCCTGCTGTGGGGCAACGGCCGCCTGCTCGTGGGGTTGCTGGAGTACCACCAGCGCTTCCCGGAGAAAAAGGAGGCGCTCGAGGCCGCCGTGCGGCTCGGCGATTTCCTGCTCCGGGTCTTTGACGACTGCGCCAAGCCGGAAGTCATCGAGCGGCTGCGCGGCAAGGCCGCCAACGGCTTCATCTGCTTCACCCAGTTCAACGAGGGGCTGGAGCTGCTGGCCCGCGCCACGGGCAACGGGCAGTACCGGGACACGGCGCGGAAGATGGAGCCCCTCCTCGAAACCCGCGGCGACCAGCACACCCACGGCTACCTCACCACCCTGCGCGGCCACATGATGATTTACGAGTCCACCGGCGAGACCGCCCTGCTCGACGCCGTCAAAGCCCGTTACCAGGACCTGCTGGACTCCGGCGCGGTGATGCTCAACGGCGGCCTCCTCGAATACTTCAAGCCCGACTACAACCGGGACGAGGGCTGCTCCGAGGCGGACTTCCTGCGCCTGTGTCTCCAGCTCTGGAAGGCCACGGACGACATCCAGTACCTCAACCAGGCGGAACTTTGCCTCTATAACATCTTTGGCGCGAACCAGTTCGAGACGGGCGACTTCGGCCACCGTTGCTATGACGGACGGGGTTATGTCGGACACCCCGGAGCGGGCCGCGCCTGGTGGTGCTGTACCATGCACGGCCACCGCGCCTTCCGCGACGTGATGGACGCGGTGGTTACCCCCGTTAAAAAGGAGTTTCAAGGCCGGGAAATGGCAGGTATTCAGATCAATCTATGGATGGAGGGGCGCTGGGAGGTCGGCGGCACGGTGCTGCTTATTGAGCGCATTCCCCACAGGGAGGGTAAACCTGAACTGGCTTTCCGCGTGACCATGGAAAAGGCTCCCGAAACTGAAACCCTGATAGTGTGGCGTGACCCCTATTGGATCAAAGGCAGCGAGAGACACGTCCCCAGTGCCCTGCCAGTGCAGGAAGGTCCAGAAGGTAGTATCGATTTTTTTATGCGAAAAGGTCTTCCCAATATGGAGAGCATGCCAACCACCATCATGCCTAAAACTGGCAAATTTGCAATTTATATGGACTGCGCATTCCGTTTTTTGGACCGGCAAAACAATGAATACACGCTCAACGATCTGCCCGCCGACACCCCAAAAGAGTTGGCTATATTTTACGGACCCTGGCTGATGGGGGTGGATGACCATTATGACCCCATGTTTCACGGAGAACCCTACGACAACAACGTGTTGCTGGTGCCCGGAGGTGAGGAGTTAGACCCAGAAACTTCCTTTGAAGGGCCTCCCCCCTCGCCCGCGCAAAGGCAAATCTTCTTTGAGAAGTCCCCCGAATCGCCCCTCCAGTCCGGTCCCCGGCTCCGCCTGACCTACCGGCACGGCGGCTTCCCGGACCCCTGCACGGTGGTGATGCGCCCCGTGGCGGAGCAGACCGCCCACCCCCAGTGCACCGTCTCCTTCTGGCACCAGGTTCAGCGGATGCCGTGA
- a CDS encoding carboxypeptidase regulatory-like domain-containing protein, translating to MWKPRPRAMTNALVLLCLLCPCVPVLAAPLSLSGTVRDGEGQPVAGAEVWVTQDRRVRRTRTDEAGRFGVADLSVAPTELVVLKEGHALAGSTGLLTQNRDLELVLTPAATLPLRVTNREFVPVPGARVRSMVISDTFSVPVEDLVPEGFPSLRTNDKGELDIPAVPPGGFVKLVMAHIKYADSSVAYLPVQDRRRDIQLYEGIPVRGRVTGVDGAGVAAARVSIFQTGVEGQREAAEVLTDPEGFYNTRVPDGPYWMTARHPDHASPAPVSVDVKEGGAVQDLAMLAPRDLEGRVLLPDRTPCPGMRLGYRVGGVLYEETFTDDRGAFRLRVGVPDGELLLAPPPGFRTEDLPRIPVQFGDAMKVRLPDIRLKELPRFAGRAVLPEGTPEEGRVIVTSLDLPSPVRFLSNPEGRFEIRLDYQPDQNTVTFRAEHTLRFLRKDFTVRMDQTGGVEITLEPFDPDLSERPADLARNNLSPLLGKPAPAVECSDWFNTQPLSLDALRGKVVVLHFWGGFDNSPFAMAQLAELRAVYDAYQGAGDVLVLGIHDASSEADEIQEYLGRLDVRFPVGRDADPFVTFTGYGIVAIPHTVLLDKKGEPRFYQTEGRLLELIKALRRE from the coding sequence ATGTGGAAGCCCCGCCCGCGCGCCATGACCAACGCGCTTGTGCTCCTCTGCCTGCTCTGCCCCTGCGTCCCGGTCCTCGCCGCGCCCCTTTCCCTGTCCGGGACCGTGCGTGACGGCGAAGGACAGCCCGTGGCCGGGGCGGAGGTCTGGGTGACCCAGGACCGGCGGGTGCGCCGCACCCGCACGGACGAGGCCGGACGCTTCGGCGTGGCGGACCTCTCCGTGGCGCCGACAGAACTGGTGGTGCTGAAGGAGGGGCACGCCCTGGCGGGAAGCACGGGGCTGCTCACACAGAACCGGGACCTGGAACTGGTCCTGACCCCCGCCGCCACACTGCCCCTGCGCGTCACCAACCGCGAGTTTGTCCCCGTGCCCGGCGCGCGGGTGCGCAGCATGGTCATTTCGGACACCTTCTCCGTGCCCGTCGAGGACTTGGTCCCCGAGGGCTTTCCCTCCCTGCGCACCAATGACAAGGGGGAACTGGACATTCCCGCCGTGCCGCCCGGCGGTTTCGTGAAACTGGTCATGGCCCACATCAAGTACGCGGATTCGAGCGTGGCCTATCTGCCCGTGCAGGACCGGCGCCGCGACATCCAGCTCTACGAGGGAATCCCCGTCCGGGGACGCGTCACCGGCGTTGACGGCGCGGGGGTCGCGGCGGCCCGGGTCTCCATTTTCCAGACTGGAGTCGAGGGCCAGCGCGAGGCGGCCGAGGTGCTGACCGACCCCGAGGGTTTCTACAACACGCGGGTGCCCGACGGGCCCTATTGGATGACGGCGCGGCACCCGGACCACGCCTCACCGGCCCCCGTGTCCGTGGATGTGAAGGAGGGGGGGGCGGTCCAGGACCTGGCCATGCTCGCGCCCCGCGACCTCGAGGGCCGGGTGCTCCTGCCGGACAGGACCCCCTGCCCCGGCATGCGGCTGGGCTACCGCGTGGGCGGCGTCCTCTATGAGGAGACCTTCACCGACGACCGGGGCGCCTTCCGGCTCCGCGTGGGCGTCCCCGACGGCGAACTCCTGCTGGCGCCGCCGCCCGGATTCCGCACGGAGGACCTCCCCAGGATTCCCGTGCAGTTCGGCGACGCCATGAAAGTGCGCCTGCCGGACATCCGCCTGAAAGAGCTGCCCCGCTTCGCGGGCCGCGCCGTCCTGCCTGAAGGAACCCCCGAAGAGGGGCGCGTCATCGTCACCTCCCTTGACCTCCCCTCCCCCGTCCGCTTCCTCTCCAACCCGGAGGGGCGCTTTGAAATCCGGCTGGACTACCAGCCGGACCAGAACACCGTGACGTTCCGCGCCGAGCACACCCTGCGGTTCCTGCGCAAGGACTTCACGGTCAGAATGGACCAGACGGGCGGGGTGGAAATCACCCTCGAACCCTTCGATCCGGACCTGTCAGAGCGCCCCGCCGACCTTGCCCGAAACAACCTCAGCCCCCTCCTGGGAAAACCGGCCCCGGCCGTCGAGTGTTCCGACTGGTTCAACACCCAGCCCCTCAGCCTGGACGCGCTCCGGGGGAAAGTCGTGGTGCTGCATTTTTGGGGCGGCTTCGACAACAGCCCCTTCGCCATGGCGCAACTGGCGGAGCTGCGCGCCGTTTATGACGCGTACCAGGGGGCGGGGGACGTGCTCGTGCTGGGCATTCACGACGCCAGCAGCGAGGCGGACGAAATTCAGGAGTATCTCGGCAGGCTCGACGTGCGCTTCCCCGTGGGGCGAGACGCCGACCCCTTTGTGACCTTCACCGGCTATGGCATCGTCGCCATTCCACACACCGTGCTGCTGGACAAGAAAGGGGAACCGCGCTTTTATCAGACCGAGGGTCGCCTCCTCGAACTGATCAAGGCGCTGCGGAGGGAGTGA